The stretch of DNA ATAGAGAATAGATTTCAAATTTATGCATAGagaaaccaaaactaaaatttgcatataaaaaaatataatatcaaatttagtcctcaacatttacatattttgttaaattggttttaactctttttttttagctaaatctAGTCTTTCATCTTTAAAAATAAGTCAAATCACTTTTTTTAAATGGAAATACTAATTAAAAGTCTAAAacattactttttcttttaataatattgGCATGACAACCTGCTTAGTAATCCACATATAATTCATGCTAACATAATATTATTTGTCTTATATATCATGTCAACAAATATTAAAGGATGTTTGAACTGGACTGGACCGGTTGGGTATCTATATGAAGAATGGCTTTGAACTGGCTAGATTGAGAACCGATATAGACCGACAAAAAACTAgttaaattgagtttttttttgttttttttttaatattttttattcgaACTAGTGGATCGATAGTCTGACTGATTCGACTACCGAtttgatttaaaataattgaaaacttataaaaatttgtaaaaaataaaaaataatattcaaaaataaaaagtttctaaaaatttagaaaaaaaaatggtatGGGTACATTTGGATTATCATGcagtttgaaatttaaaaaaaaaattaacgtttagctaatattttgattaaaaaaataatttgactctTTTCTAAAAGTTAACGGTcaaatttgacattttaaaagttaaagattaaatttagcttaaaaaaataagggtcaatttaataaaaagagGTAAATGTTAAGTGCTAAATTTGATGTTAATAGATGGGATAATAtataatttagcccctaaacttgtctatttgtatatatttggtccttaaatttttttttgacctTATTTGTTTCTGAGCTTGCATTTCATCAACTAGGTTGGTCTCTTCAGTTAACACTGTTGGCTTATGTTGATATGATATTTTTATCTAATCTGGTGATGTAATGTGATAGCTTATTCGTAACACCACGTGACAAacataatttatatacttttattttttttaatttatgtttatcaCGTGTCCCATTAAGAGGCTGCCATGTAATACTATCGAATTAACTAATAGTGTCACGTCAACataaactaataatattaatgtgAAGGTATCAGCCTAATTGGCAAAATACAAGTTTAGAGACTAATTAAGTAGAAAAGAACAAGTTCGaggtgaaattatatattaaaccCTTAATAGATTTTTACATATCAATCAAACACTTAATACTTGGCTTTAACCTCCAATCATAAAAACACATCTTTTAATACGGTGggggaagaagaaaaaagaagaagaagccttTGATTGGACATTACAGTCTAAGAATTTCATTTTCAGTCATAAAATTCACCCCCTGTGGGGTCTCTCACCCTTCCCCCCACTGTTCCACCATGGGAGGAGCCTAAGCTAAACACAAAACtaaccacttttttttttttttttcctttctacaCTCTGTAAAACCATGAAGAAAATTCCAAAACCCAAAAAAGTCAATAAGGGCAGCCCCTCAAAAAAACTTTTCTTCCcttgttttttgggttttctttcttttttataacACTTACTGTACTGTagactttcttttttctttttcttttttttttaaatctttcaaAAGATTATAGTCAAGAATTGTGCAATTCAAGTCTTGGTCGGTTCtgggttttctttctttcttttgaattttctcgGGAATTGGGTGTTTTTGTTTGATCGGTTATGTAAATTCTTAGATACCCTTTTCATGATTTTGTGTTCTTTTTTTGATTGATTTTGCAGATTGAAGAATTCCCAGAAAGAAGAAAACAAATGGTTCCTTTTTAGATGTTGATGTAGCAAAAGGAAGTGGATTCAATTCATATGGATAATCTATGTTGCTTCAATGCTGTAATTTTCTCAACTCACTCTCTTttcgatttttcttttcttttgtttttcctaATTAGTAGCTCTCAATTAGGCTTTTATACTCTCAATTAGGCTTTTATATAATCTTATATATAAAAGCCTAATTTGTAGCTTTGACTTTACGGCAAATTTTGTGTTTATCTTTGACGTTATGCAAGAACATTGAAATCATATGGAAAATCTTATGCAAAATACATATAATTGTTGTTATTATTCTCTTTTAGATTGTTGGAGGACGATCTTCATGTAGCTCCGGGAAGGGCAGAAGCCATAACGGCGCTGTCAAGTATGGATTCGCTTTACTGAAAGGTAAAGCGAATCATCCTATGGAGGATTATCATGTCGCAAAGTTCACGCAACTTCAGGGGCACGAACTCGGACTTTTTGCTATATATGATGGTCATTTGGGGGACAGTGTGCCTGCCTATCTGCAAAAGCATTTGCTTCCCAATATCTTAAAGGATGTGAGTTCTCGAACAATCGAATATGAAATAATCCGAATTTCAAGTTGTTCCGGCCCGAACTCGCTGGATACATGCATTGTTTGTTGAAGTACGTCCTTCAACTTTTTGTTATATGGATTGCAGGAGGAGTTTTGGACCGATCCCAATAGGTCGATTTTTAAAGCTTATGAGAAAACAGACCAAGCGATTCTTTCGCATAGTCCGGACTTAGGACGAGGGGGATCGACTGCTGTTACTGCGATTTTGATAGATGGGCGAAAACTATGGGTAGCCAATGTCGGAGATTCACGTGCCGTTTTATCGAAGAATGGGCAAGCAATGCAGATGAGTATCGATCATGAGCCCAGCACAGAGCGAGGAAGCATCGAGAACCGAGGCGGATTTGTCTCGAACTTGCCAGGTTATTTCGGAAACTACCCTTACTAAATCAAAATAAGTTTGTTTCGGGGAGGCTTACGCATTGTATGCATTGCATTTTATCCCAGGGGATGTTGCAAGAGTGAACGGCCAACTTGCTGTTTCCCGTGCTTTCGGAGACAAGAACTTAAAATTACACCTCCGATCTGATCCCGACATACAAAATGCCGATATTAACTCGAATACCGACCTTCTCATCCTTGCAAGTGATGGACTATGGAAGGTAATTCATCCCTCTCCGGACACCACCAACTTCTCATGTTTCTTTTTATCTCGTTTTTTTCATACTCTATCGAACCAAATCCAGGTTATGTCGAACCAAGAAGCAGTCGACATTGCGAAAAAGACCAAGGATCCGCAACGAGCGGCGAAAAAGCTAGCCTCGGAGGCATTGAACAGAGACAGCAAGGACGATATCTCCTGTATCGTAGTTCGTTTGAAGGGGTGACTGAAAACCGAATGCGACCGAAAACACATCCCCGATTGCGCATGATACGAATCATCAATGGGAGGAAATATGAATCATGGTGAAGGTTCAGTGTCCCCATATACTCCTTTCTCCTTTTGTAAAATTAATGTTCTAATGCGGCTTTCCTATATTGCTTGATTTCTTCAATTATGGTTGGAAAAGCTCCAGGGAAAATATTTACagttgatttctttttattttataatatcttaatatttatagttgaaaatattggaaaacatttttttaaagaatttcaaattaattagtttgtagttatatattttataacatttaatttctttataatatttaaagtCTCATGTAATGACCTATTGGTCAAGGATGTTCATTGTTTCAAGTGTGACTTGAGTTCAAGTTGTGCTAGTAACATTTGAAATTCGGGTTTTGTCTAATTATTATAATtcactaaaaaaatatatttttgtcaccaaattataaaaatgttcaaGTTAGttcttttgtttctattttgatgGGTGTCAActttttttaattggtataattgtATATTCAGTCCTCgatacttacatattctatcaaacaaattctaaataaatttttttatatataatgctTAGAACTACCCATTATCcttccccaacccttaaataggagaataaacTTGTTTTAGTGTGCTTAAACCTACGTCCTCCTGCATTGAGACCAATGTCGATGCCAATCGAACAAAGACTTAGTCGacaataattcaataaatttaatcctcTCTATTTATGAATTTcactaattaaaataagttacatCATCATTCTTATTAATGATTTAACAGAGGGTGACCAAAACAGAAACAAATGATAACATTCGTGATGGAaatgtaaatttttataatttaatgactaaaacaGAAACACGctaataattgaataattaattgtgtaaattaccttttctattatatatatttgaggtaacccttattattataattatacttaAGATGTTATATAAATTCTAGTATGTGAATGATTCaggttataatatatatatatattttgagatattaaaagtgatataatttcaattttagtccttaaaatatgctaaaattttaaatatatatctatatatctcATACTGACACGTGACACACTTACCCtgtctcttttcttctttt from Gossypium hirsutum isolate 1008001.06 chromosome D04, Gossypium_hirsutum_v2.1, whole genome shotgun sequence encodes:
- the LOC107949135 gene encoding probable protein phosphatase 2C 9, which codes for MDNLCCFNAIVGGRSSCSSGKGRSHNGAVKYGFALLKGKANHPMEDYHVAKFTQLQGHELGLFAIYDGHLGDSVPAYLQKHLLPNILKDEEFWTDPNRSIFKAYEKTDQAILSHSPDLGRGGSTAVTAILIDGRKLWVANVGDSRAVLSKNGQAMQMSIDHEPSTERGSIENRGGFVSNLPGDVARVNGQLAVSRAFGDKNLKLHLRSDPDIQNADINSNTDLLILASDGLWKVMSNQEAVDIAKKTKDPQRAAKKLASEALNRDSKDDISCIVVRLKG